A segment of the Trifolium pratense cultivar HEN17-A07 linkage group LG7, ARS_RC_1.1, whole genome shotgun sequence genome:
TGAGAAATCCAATTTCTAAACATTTTAGATACAAAGCTTTTGATCAATTGAGTACAAAGTCTCTAAAAGATCtggttttcttttaaaatatttattagaaGCCTTGTTCAAACCAAGAACTTCATTCTCTACCATAGCTTATGATCATACTAAGTTATAGGCACCGGTTGAAACACACTTGAGATGCACCTCCAACTTTCTTCTAACATGTTCAAGTTCATGTTTTAAGTATAAAAAAGAGACAAATATTCCAAAATGACTCACAGTTGGACTCTTTCCTGACCAGGCTTCcttcttcaagtgtgagtgTGACTGCCTTTAGTCTCTTTGCTGATATTTCCTCAccagaaaaataaattaggCCCATTTCTTTCCTTTTCATCGTATTTCTGACGATATACAAAGTGTTCTATTCCTTTGCAAGGAGCATTGAGGCTCCATGGTCTGAATTATTATATAGACATTTGCATGATCAACTTCCTGCAAACTTTGGCCAATAGAAACTCCTACCATTGTACTATCAATAGCCAACTCAACAAATAAGGTTCCCAACTCACTTGTGAATTAGTTACCAATTCCATCATTTACTAACCTCAACATAGTACCTTGAAGATGAGCATAAGTAGGCATTGATATTCGGTCAAGAATAGCAACACTAACAGTAGAGATGGCTATCCAAACAGAGTTGTGCCACTGTGACATTTCATCAAACAGTTGGAGGGAAGTTTGCAAAAATGAGAATGAATATGCATTTGTAGGTTGGGTTTCTGCAAAATGCTTTGCGGTGGTAACCAACAAAGACAATTTGAATGACAATGTCATAATGGCTACCCAATCGGGTGGTTTCGGTGGCTGTGGATGCTCAACAAATGTGGCTCAGAGGGTGGAAGTTTGAAGTATCTGCCCATAAGGAGAACATAGTGTGGTAAGAGTTGAGAATTTATGAGCCAATGCTTTTATCACTGTCTGAACGTTTATTTTTCAATATCTGAATCCTACATATTCTTGCCTGAAAGAAGGATGAAATAATAACACTAAACTAAATTATCATCAAAGTGTCCcgtaagtgtagctcaaatgataGCCACCagggacattattggagtggccgaggttcgaaccccggattcCACATTTCTCCACAAGTCCAGCCACTAgactaattgacaaaaaaaaatattatcatcaaagttagaggtgggaacaggccaggccggcctacatggccttaaggcctagcctacataggctcaggccaggccagcctatttctttaaatagagcaggccaatgcttttttataagcctatttagctaaaaaggccaggccgcaggccattaaaaaagcctttgaggcctactaggccggcctatttaagttaacatgaataatatttttattacgattattatttatatattaaaatttatactttgattaaattataaatctattaactttttaagtaatttaagtttattaatctacattagtttttaacatatataaatgtattattataaactagaattgaaatatgatgacatatatagtcaaattctctaaaatatcaaatggaacattattttattagttcataagtatatttcaaaataaatataattatttatttaaatatgttcatatgaaataggcttttaaacaggctaacaggccacatcagacttcaaaaggccaggctcaggcctagaatttaagcctatgataggccacaggccagactcagaccttcgattttttgacaggccaggctcaggcttggcaaagcctagctcggcctagcctattcccacctctaatcAAAGTTACAGGAATGAATTGTGTATAATTTTATGATATGGTAGTTAAAGACAATAAAAGTATGTATTAAATGGAAACTGAACAAAGGCTCTTACAACAATCTGCGAAAATGCGCGGACTCCCTAACAGAATCTATAACAGATTCTCCGACGTAACTAACTAATTCTTTTTCCCTCCTACTGGCTCCACCCTACAAACCTTCTGTAAACCGGCCTTCGTTTATCGGTACGGTGCATTTTCAAGAACTGATTTACTTTGTTATCCACTTCCGTATTCTCGTTTTCCTCTTCCTCAGTAACATGCCAATTATAACGAAGCTATATTTTAGGCTTTATATCTTCTTCAGCTACATACCAATTATAAGGAAGCTGGATTTCATGTGTCCTTCTGCTGCTACTTTCATCTACATGATCCAAGTCCAGATAGCATTGATGACTAGCATCATCTGTCCCCAACTCAAATGGTCCAGAGATATCCTGCTCGAATACCATGTGCAATCCCCATTTTTTCAGCTCCAGGTCTGGCTGAGCTTTAAATGTGATTTGTGCTCCTGTTGTTACAAAATGGCAGTGTGGCCGAGAGATATAGATTAGCCAGAGATGTTCTGCAATTGAACCATCATCGCCCTTGTTCAGGTCTAACCGAAGCGGTATATCAAAAGAAAGATACACTGCAGATTGTAAGAAGGAAAGTCAACAAACTGCATGGGTTCCACGTACAAACCTCATTGcaagattatttattttttagagtttttggacaaacataaatttaaaatgtaaGTTGGTTCGAGTTGGCTCCTACCGCAAGTGCGTGGATTCAACTCTCGTGTTCAAATTTGTTGGTGGATGTAGTTGCGTATAATTTGGTGATCAGGTAGTTAAACACAATGACattttttcaaagaatgtaCAAAAAGCTGTGAGAATTCTTCATCAAACTCAATGTCATAGAATTCTTCAATCAATAAACCTTGCCTGGTTTGTCTTTGAATTCCTCGGTGTGAAGAGATAGATCAACATAATATAAAACAGTGAAACAGTTTGCTTCAATATTTAGTTGCATTCGTCAATAGCAAGAATCCACGAGTTACTCAAACTAGCATTAAATttatacaacaacaacaacaacaacaacaacaacaacaacaacaaggcGGAAACTAGTACATCTTGGTGCAGACTACttcattgattttgtttttcctCGATTTATTTACGAGCAATTCTATAATCCTTCCTTTTGCAGGCGTTAATTTGAAGATTAAATAAGATCATGGAATAGATGATTCATAGGGAAGGTTTTCATACTTTAATTGCTTTAGGCAGAATTTCAAAACAATCAAGCTCTATGCAACTTGAGGTGGATTCATACTTGGACAATTCATGTGATGCAAAATGGTTCATGATATTAACTGCAACTGGCAGTTAAcagcagatttttttttattttgctaatTAGTCTGTAACTACAAACTATATGTAAAAACAAATTCATAGTTAATATCTTAATGGTAATCCATACTAAAATCCACCTCAATTTGATGGTATATTTTATGTTCTTACTTTCCTGTCAAAATTAATAGAGGTTACAAAAACATTGACAAATTTTGTGTTGAAAATGAGATAAACTCAATGTCGGTGTCTAATTTGAAGAGATGAATATATGTATAACTGAAAAGCGGCAACACCAATATGACCAATTACACAAATGCATTCCTAATCCTACTTAATGTACAATGTTATGTCCTCAACTATTTAATTACTTTTGCATGTGTATATAAAGAGGAAGgaataaacaaaaatcattGAAGAGGTTTTTTAAATGCATCAGCTACGTGGTAAGGCCCATATTCGAGAGACGACTTTCTTTCACATTCACTTCTCTACTCTCGATTTCCTCTTCCTCAGTAACATGCCAATTATAACGAAGCAGAATTTTAGACTTTTCCTCTTCCTCAGTAACATACCAATTATAAGGAAGCTGGACTTCAGGCCTCTTACTGCTGCTACGCTCATGTACATGATCCACGTGAATATAGCCTTGTTGTTGATGAACCTCATCTGTCCCTAACTCGAATGAACTAGAGATATCATGCTCGAATATCATGCGAAATCCCCAAGTTTTCAACTCCACATCTGGGTGTGCTTTAAATGTGACTGCTGCTCCTGTTGCCACAAAATGGCAATGGGGTCTAGAGATATAGATTAGCCAGAGATGTTCTGTATTTAAACCATCAGCCTTGTTCAGGTCTAACCGAAGCGGCATATCGAAGGTTTCTTCCATTTGTTCACTTTCAAAAGAAAGATAAAGAGGATATGGCAGCTGTGATGAAAATGAATACTGTGAAGAACTAGAAGTTGCAGGACGACAGTTTTCCACAAATGCCACACAAAAGGCAAAGCCAAGCCAATTGTCAAACTCGGTCATATAGTCTGTTATCCGTACACTTGAATTTTCCGCAAATTGATGATCAAACCACCGTGGAACTGTGTATCCAGGAACAACAATGTCAAGGCCACACCGGAAATGACAAGGATTCTGGTACCAccgattaaaaaaaacaaatgtatCAGAACTAGAGAAAAAGAGGTCGGGGAAAGAGTAAGCAATGTGAAGTGCGCACCTCAATTAATTTCATCATCGATGAAAGTGCCAAGTTATGACGTTCTGCAATCTCCAAGAGGGGACAGTTGAAAATATATAATCCTGACCTATGATTATGAGATCCGGATATCATTTTGAAATACTTGCCCCCAGATGAAGTAGCACAAAATTGGAGGTCAGGCAAATATTGAAGCCTGCTGCAATGCGCCAAGTTTAAATATGCTAGACTAGAAAGCCTCCACATTGAAGGCGGTAAGGAAACGAAGTTGTTTCCTTCAAGATTTAACCTTTCTAAATGCCGTAACTCTCCAATAGCATCAGGTACTGTACTTAAATTGCAAAAGCTTAGGTCCAAAAATATCAAAGAATTCAGATAGTAAGAAGATATGAGTTCACCATAACAGCGATCAAAGTTTTCTACAGACGCAAATATGGCGTCATTACTTTCTTCAGACATTGACATGTTTGCCAGCAAGGGTAGATTCTCTAGTTTTAAGCACCCACATAGATCTATAGTTACAAGAGAAGGCATAGAATTAATGCTTTCGGGTATACTGACAAGATTTGTGCAGTCTCTTAAACTCAAGAATTTAAGTTGTTTAAGATCACCAATAGAATGATCAATTGTTGATAAACTCAAACATTGATCAATATCAAGATACTCAAGATTTGAGACCCCGTTAAAACCAGATATGGTTTCAAGTTGTGTGCAGCCAGAGAGATGCAAAACTTTGAGAGAATACAAGTTAGATGCAGTGTCACCATCAAGAACTAGCATGACTAAACTGCTGCAGCCTTCCAAACTCAAGAAAGCAAGTTTTTCAAGAAGTCCAATAGACGGATGGACATACGATAGGTTCATGCATCCTGTAAAATCTAGACGCTCGAGTATTCTGCATCCAGCAAAACTAGGAGTCTCCACAAGatatttggagttgcttaaatcCACCCTTTTCAAACAAGGGAGATCCTGTGAAGACAGAATGAGCACCCAAGTATTAGCATATTGTATTTAAACGTGAACATCATAGATTGACTTAATTCATGTTGTTAAATTATACTTTAACTAAAAAGAGATAATGAAAGTCATCAATACAATACCTTGTGACCATCCCATAGTCGTTGGATGCTGCTACGAGGCATATTCAATTCAACAAGATAATAAGGCTCAAAATTTAATGGCAAAGAAGCAAAAGGGTAACCATACCACAGAAGATACTGCAAGCTGTTAGAAAGGAAGTTGAGACTTCCTGAAAAATTTGTATGATACATTATAAGAATTTTAAGTCCCCTCATTATTGACAATCCTTCAGCCATCAACCGAGGATGTTCCGAGATATGCACTTTTTGGTCTAGAATTATGGCATTAACATTGTTTGTTCCCTGAAAACATCAAGAATAAATGTTAAAAACAGGGGAAAAAATCAAACTGCTTGAATAAATATAACCTATCTGATGGGAAaagtgttaattttttaaagaaatcttgTTACTGTTACTGTAGTCATGACAGAGTAGAAATCCTCATAAAGCCACAATCTACTCCACGATCCTGGTTGGAAAGGAAATTGTTGCCGAACAATTTTCTTCCCCAATTCTTGCAGCATTTCATGCATAAGGATTTCCTGATTTATAATACTTATAAATGACCTCTCAATCAAACTTTGAATTCCAATGTGAGGGTGCAACCCACAAGCATCTAGAATACGCTTCACATAATCTTCCTTCTCCCCTTTAAAGAAACAAGCAATATGCAGAAATATTTCTTTTTCCTCTGAATGTAATCCGTCAAAACTTATCTGAAGCACATCCATAACTTTGTTGTCTGGATTATTCCTCAATCTATACAAAGCATCTCTCCATTGGTTAGCATTTCGAGTACACAAGAAAGAACCCACTACTCGAACTGCTAATGGAAGACCTTGAGCATATTTTAGTACCTCAGGAATTAACTTCACACATCCGCTAGTGGGATCCTCATTTCTGAAAGCTTTTCTATAGAAAAGTTTGCGAGCATCATTGTTGTTCAATAGTGGAACCTCATACACATCGTACGACAAACATGTATCGTGAGATACCGATAACTGTGCTCCAAACACTCTTAGAATATGCATATCCCTGGTTGTAATGATCATTCTACTTCCTTTACCAAGCAACTCGGAATTTATAGCCAACTCTTCCACCTGCTCTAATAGATCAACATTGTCAAGAACTACAAGAAACTTTCTGTTGCGAAGTCTTTTATGTATGATTCCAGATATTTCAGAAGAGCTGTATGTCTCTAGGTTTTTTTCATCCATGGTTTGCCTAAGGATTTGTTTGTTTACAGCAGTAGCACCACCCTCTTTATAAATTTTGCTTACGTTCTCAATAAAACAGCTTGCATCAAACTGATAGGAGACTCTATCATACAAGACGGAAGCAAGAGTTGTCTTTCCGATTCCAGCCATCCCCCAAATACCTATAGCTCGGAATTCATCATCTGTTGAGTTTAATTTCAGCAGGCTTTCTAATTCTTCTACTCGAGGTTGTATCCCAATAAGCTCATCAGCAAACCCTGAGAATTTATGAcccaatatttttattacttccTGAACAATATCTTTAATCTCTCGAAACTCTGGTCTGAAAGCAAGGGGGAAATAAAACACTAAATTATTTACCTAACAAAACAGGCAGAAAGTTATGTAAGGATGAATATAACAAGgattaatttatatatgttgaCAAATTACTTAAATAGATTTGaagaaatgatattttgatgAAATGAGTCATAACTTCTATTGGTAATATTCTGTGATTTACTTCCGATGAgggagaataaaaaaaaaaggcttgaTTTGTAAAATTGCTTCTCAGTACAACTCAATTCAACACCACAAAT
Coding sequences within it:
- the LOC123897851 gene encoding TMV resistance protein N-like isoform X1 translates to MDSNSKISDILLSWRSLLPQPFRALLGRFSFSNLGQGGSASSSPSIDSNRVHNCRYDVFISFRGVDTRNTFVDHLYAHLTRKGIFSFMDDKRLEKGESLSPQLLQAIKNSRISIVVFSQRYAESTWCLEEMTTIAECRKDLKQIVFPVFYDIDPSHVRKQTGLYQHAFDLHRNRFNHDPNKVVRWTKALVDLTEVVGWDVRNKPEFREIKDIVQEVIKILGHKFSGFADELIGIQPRVEELESLLKLNSTDDEFRAIGIWGMAGIGKTTLASVLYDRVSYQFDASCFIENVSKIYKEGGATAVNKQILRQTMDEKNLETYSSSEISGIIHKRLRNRKFLVVLDNVDLLEQVEELAINSELLGKGSRMIITTRDMHILRVFGAQLSVSHDTCLSYDVYEVPLLNNNDARKLFYRKAFRNEDPTSGCVKLIPEVLKYAQGLPLAVRVVGSFLCTRNANQWRDALYRLRNNPDNKVMDVLQISFDGLHSEEKEIFLHIACFFKGEKEDYVKRILDACGLHPHIGIQSLIERSFISIINQEILMHEMLQELGKKIVRQQFPFQPGSWSRLWLYEDFYSVMTTVTGTNNVNAIILDQKVHISEHPRLMAEGLSIMRGLKILIMYHTNFSGSLNFLSNSLQYLLWYGYPFASLPLNFEPYYLVELNMPRSSIQRLWDGHKDLPCLKRVDLSNSKYLVETPSFAGCRILERLDFTGCMNLSYVHPSIGLLEKLAFLSLEGCSSLVMLVLDGDTASNLYSLKVLHLSGCTQLETISGFNGVSNLEYLDIDQCLSLSTIDHSIGDLKQLKFLSLRDCTNLVSIPESINSMPSLVTIDLCGCLKLENLPLLANMSMSEESNDAIFASVENFDRCYGELISSYYLNSLIFLDLSFCNLSTVPDAIGELRHLERLNLEGNNFVSLPPSMWRLSSLAYLNLAHCSRLQYLPDLQFCATSSGGKYFKMISGSHNHRSGLYIFNCPLLEIAERHNLALSSMMKLIENPCHFRCGLDIVVPGYTVPRWFDHQFAENSSVRITDYMTEFDNWLGFAFCVAFVENCRPATSSSSQYSFSSQLPYPLYLSFESEQMEETFDMPLRLDLNKADGLNTEHLWLIYISRPHCHFVATGAAVTFKAHPDVELKTWGFRMIFEHDISSSFELGTDEVHQQQGYIHVDHVHERSSSKRPEVQLPYNWYVTEEEEKSKILLRYNWHVTEEEEIESREVNVKESRLSNMGLTT
- the LOC123897851 gene encoding TMV resistance protein N-like isoform X2, with the protein product MLGTRFADELIGIQPRVEELESLLKLNSTDDEFRAIGIWGMAGIGKTTLASVLYDRVSYQFDASCFIENVSKIYKEGGATAVNKQILRQTMDEKNLETYSSSEISGIIHKRLRNRKFLVVLDNVDLLEQVEELAINSELLGKGSRMIITTRDMHILRVFGAQLSVSHDTCLSYDVYEVPLLNNNDARKLFYRKAFRNEDPTSGCVKLIPEVLKYAQGLPLAVRVVGSFLCTRNANQWRDALYRLRNNPDNKVMDVLQISFDGLHSEEKEIFLHIACFFKGEKEDYVKRILDACGLHPHIGIQSLIERSFISIINQEILMHEMLQELGKKIVRQQFPFQPGSWSRLWLYEDFYSVMTTVTGTNNVNAIILDQKVHISEHPRLMAEGLSIMRGLKILIMYHTNFSGSLNFLSNSLQYLLWYGYPFASLPLNFEPYYLVELNMPRSSIQRLWDGHKDLPCLKRVDLSNSKYLVETPSFAGCRILERLDFTGCMNLSYVHPSIGLLEKLAFLSLEGCSSLVMLVLDGDTASNLYSLKVLHLSGCTQLETISGFNGVSNLEYLDIDQCLSLSTIDHSIGDLKQLKFLSLRDCTNLVSIPESINSMPSLVTIDLCGCLKLENLPLLANMSMSEESNDAIFASVENFDRCYGELISSYYLNSLIFLDLSFCNLSTVPDAIGELRHLERLNLEGNNFVSLPPSMWRLSSLAYLNLAHCSRLQYLPDLQFCATSSGGKYFKMISGSHNHRSGLYIFNCPLLEIAERHNLALSSMMKLIENPCHFRCGLDIVVPGYTVPRWFDHQFAENSSVRITDYMTEFDNWLGFAFCVAFVENCRPATSSSSQYSFSSQLPYPLYLSFESEQMEETFDMPLRLDLNKADGLNTEHLWLIYISRPHCHFVATGAAVTFKAHPDVELKTWGFRMIFEHDISSSFELGTDEVHQQQGYIHVDHVHERSSSKRPEVQLPYNWYVTEEEEKSKILLRYNWHVTEEEEIESREVNVKESRLSNMGLTT